One genomic region from Haloterrigena gelatinilytica encodes:
- a CDS encoding type 1 glutamine amidotransferase domain-containing protein, with translation MSSALFVVSEEGYWGEECVEPLETLSDAGFEITVATPSGKPPKVDERSIDPDEVGEETAEHVREVHENDERLNDPIPTAQAEAEGYDAVVFPGGHGTEWDVNQDSDARRLLREAVAGDDGKALVVCHAVGILAFARDRQGAFIVNGRDVTGFPNEWEEGIVDENDLMPSGRKLPYWVEDEVTEAGANWDAELDADTSVTVDGDLLTARGPESSSAAAETLLEELGE, from the coding sequence GTGAGTTCTGCACTGTTCGTCGTCAGCGAAGAGGGGTATTGGGGAGAAGAATGCGTCGAGCCGCTCGAGACGCTCTCGGACGCGGGCTTCGAGATCACGGTCGCGACGCCCTCCGGGAAGCCGCCGAAGGTCGACGAGCGCTCGATCGACCCCGACGAAGTCGGCGAGGAGACCGCCGAGCACGTCCGGGAGGTCCACGAGAACGACGAGCGGCTGAACGATCCGATCCCGACGGCCCAGGCCGAGGCCGAGGGCTACGACGCGGTCGTCTTCCCCGGCGGTCACGGCACCGAGTGGGACGTCAACCAGGACAGCGACGCGCGGCGCCTCCTCCGCGAGGCGGTCGCCGGCGACGACGGCAAGGCGCTGGTCGTCTGCCACGCCGTCGGCATCCTCGCGTTCGCCCGCGACCGACAGGGCGCGTTCATCGTCAACGGTCGCGACGTCACCGGCTTCCCCAACGAGTGGGAGGAGGGCATCGTCGACGAGAACGACCTGATGCCCAGCGGCCGAAAACTGCCCTACTGGGTCGAAGACGAGGTCACGGAAGCCGGCGCCAACTGGGACGCCGAACTCGACGCGGACACCAGCGTCACCGTCGACGGCGACCTGCTGACCGCCCGCGGTCCCGAATCCTCGAGCGCCGCGGCCGAGACGCTGCTCGAGGAACTCGGCGAGTAA
- a CDS encoding Hsp20/alpha crystallin family protein: protein MSDRPTPFDGLDELFDQLNRRLETAARTWQSEVDDRSRLDLSMSGAATRLDLTDRGDEFVATVDVPGYESDDLEIRVRDETLAIRGERQHAVAESGGLDERDDLEDREREETRGTSERDRAGEPGEQEGTYIRRERELQSFSRQVRLPEPVDADAATATVNNGVLTVRLPKLETGGETRTIDID, encoded by the coding sequence ATGTCAGATAGACCCACTCCGTTCGACGGACTCGACGAGCTGTTCGACCAACTGAATCGGCGGCTCGAGACGGCCGCCCGAACCTGGCAGTCGGAGGTCGACGACCGGAGTCGACTCGACCTCTCGATGAGCGGGGCGGCGACCCGGCTGGATCTGACCGATCGGGGCGACGAGTTCGTCGCCACCGTCGACGTCCCCGGCTACGAGAGCGACGACCTCGAGATTCGCGTCCGCGACGAGACGCTCGCCATCAGGGGCGAACGGCAGCACGCGGTCGCGGAGAGCGGCGGACTCGACGAACGCGACGATCTCGAGGACCGCGAGCGTGAGGAGACACGCGGGACGAGCGAACGCGACCGGGCGGGCGAGCCCGGCGAGCAAGAGGGAACCTACATTCGCCGCGAGCGCGAGTTACAGTCGTTCAGCCGGCAGGTTCGGCTTCCCGAGCCGGTCGACGCCGACGCCGCGACCGCGACCGTCAACAACGGCGTCCTCACGGTTCGGCTTCCGAAACTGGAGACCGGCGGCGAGACGCGGACGATCGACATCGACTGA
- a CDS encoding DHH family phosphoesterase, with protein MSRADELVAVLETVESLAIVCHDNPDPDCLASALALEAIAADHDVEEVTIAYGGEISHQQNRALVNMLDISLQPVEDTAIDDYDCIGFVDHSQPGANTELSTEIEPGIVVDHHPGESVGAPFEDVRTRIGATATIFVEYLCELEIELTTRLASALLFALHRERLDFVREPTRREYEAALAVYPHADLETLEQLYSSAFSPGTLDAIGKAIASRERRGSSLVASVGKTTETDALPQAADYLLNLEGVDTVLVYGVVDGSIRLSARSIDPRIHIGETLQTAFDDLGQVGGHHDMAGGRIELGLFADEADDTDALLEFVDGRLTRRFFDALNLDDIQ; from the coding sequence ATGTCCCGCGCAGACGAACTCGTGGCCGTCCTCGAGACGGTGGAGTCGCTGGCGATCGTCTGCCACGACAACCCGGATCCGGACTGTCTGGCCAGCGCCCTGGCCCTCGAAGCGATCGCAGCCGACCACGACGTCGAGGAAGTGACGATCGCTTACGGCGGCGAGATCTCCCACCAGCAAAACCGGGCGCTCGTCAACATGCTCGACATCTCCCTGCAGCCGGTCGAGGACACCGCCATCGACGACTACGACTGCATCGGCTTCGTCGATCACTCACAGCCGGGGGCCAACACCGAACTCTCGACGGAGATCGAGCCCGGGATCGTCGTCGATCACCACCCCGGCGAGTCGGTCGGCGCGCCCTTCGAGGACGTCCGGACCCGGATCGGCGCGACCGCGACCATCTTCGTCGAGTACCTCTGCGAACTCGAGATCGAGTTGACGACGCGGCTCGCCTCGGCGCTGCTGTTCGCGCTCCACCGCGAACGGCTCGACTTCGTCCGCGAGCCGACCCGCCGGGAGTACGAGGCGGCGCTGGCGGTCTATCCTCACGCGGACCTAGAGACCCTCGAGCAACTCTACAGCAGCGCGTTCTCGCCGGGAACGCTCGACGCGATCGGGAAGGCGATCGCGAGCCGCGAGCGCCGTGGCTCCTCGCTGGTCGCGAGCGTCGGCAAGACGACCGAGACCGACGCCTTGCCCCAGGCCGCGGACTACCTGCTGAACCTCGAGGGCGTCGACACGGTGCTCGTCTACGGCGTCGTCGACGGCTCGATCCGGCTGAGCGCGCGCTCGATCGATCCGCGGATCCACATCGGGGAGACGCTCCAGACCGCCTTCGACGATCTCGGACAGGTCGGCGGCCACCACGACATGGCCGGCGGACGGATCGAGCTCGGCCTCTTCGCCGACGAGGCCGACGACACGGACGCGCTGCTCGAGTTCGTCGACGGCCGCCTCACGCGTCGGTTCTTCGACGCCCTGAACCTCGACGACATCCAGTGA
- the nirK gene encoding copper-containing nitrite reductase, producing the protein MTPTTNSRRRFLQTAGGATALAIAGCLDGLSNDGEQNAQGTDTETDEEGEPAAVESVDVDRIARDPTAIPDPVDWNEPREHDVTVRTERVTAEIEPGVAFEYMTFEGQVPGPMLRVRRGDRVNLTFEVPDDLNVTNHNMDFHAVYGPGADATTISPGDDPAQLSFSAEYPGVFIYHCAIPNMDQHISAGMFGSILVEPEDGLPEVDREFYLGQHEIYTDGDVGEEGHHGFDFDAMLAEQPTYVVFNGQAYGFTEDGVGPMHAEVGETARVYFANGGPNLLSSWHPIGNVWSRFYRDGGFLTEPDRNIETAPVAPGTTAAAEMEFPVPGPVKIVDHALTRAARRGALAVIDVDGEADPEIYDPNP; encoded by the coding sequence ATGACCCCGACCACCAACTCCCGACGACGGTTCCTGCAAACGGCCGGTGGGGCGACCGCGCTGGCGATCGCCGGTTGTCTCGACGGACTGTCTAACGACGGCGAGCAGAACGCACAGGGCACCGATACCGAGACGGACGAGGAGGGGGAGCCGGCGGCGGTCGAGTCCGTCGACGTCGATCGGATCGCTCGCGATCCGACGGCTATCCCCGATCCGGTCGACTGGAACGAACCTCGCGAGCACGACGTCACGGTTCGAACCGAGCGGGTGACCGCCGAGATCGAACCGGGCGTCGCCTTCGAGTACATGACCTTCGAGGGGCAGGTTCCCGGTCCGATGCTGCGGGTCCGCCGCGGCGACCGGGTGAACCTCACGTTCGAGGTCCCCGACGACCTGAACGTCACGAACCACAACATGGATTTCCACGCGGTTTACGGACCGGGCGCCGACGCGACGACGATCAGCCCCGGCGACGATCCCGCGCAGCTCAGCTTCAGCGCCGAGTACCCGGGCGTGTTCATCTACCACTGTGCGATTCCGAACATGGATCAGCACATCAGCGCCGGGATGTTCGGCTCGATCCTCGTCGAGCCCGAGGACGGCCTTCCGGAGGTCGACCGGGAGTTCTACCTCGGCCAGCACGAGATCTACACCGACGGCGACGTCGGCGAGGAGGGACACCACGGCTTCGACTTCGACGCGATGCTGGCCGAGCAGCCCACGTACGTCGTCTTCAACGGGCAGGCCTACGGGTTCACCGAAGACGGCGTCGGGCCGATGCACGCCGAAGTCGGCGAAACCGCCCGCGTCTACTTCGCCAACGGCGGGCCGAACCTACTGAGTTCGTGGCACCCGATCGGCAACGTCTGGAGTCGGTTCTACCGCGACGGCGGTTTCCTGACCGAGCCCGATCGCAACATCGAGACGGCGCCCGTGGCGCCGGGGACGACCGCCGCGGCCGAGATGGAGTTCCCCGTCCCGGGACCGGTTAAGATCGTCGACCACGCGCTCACCCGCGCGGCTCGGCGGGGTGCGCTCGCGGTCATCGACGTCGACGGCGAGGCGGATCCCGAGATCTACGATCCGAATCCGTGA
- a CDS encoding helix-turn-helix domain-containing protein, which yields MRNDTDGNRIRVTVTVTEDDSIEQLVDCVEDVVDARIVDAPGSSRRPTTLRIDVRDVTPKQWEALEVAVEQGYFDCPRETDLETLAATLSISKSAVSQRLRAAESTLLRAIVEATRASGPHDVDTGAEPEPETR from the coding sequence ATGAGGAACGATACCGACGGCAACCGGATCCGAGTCACGGTGACCGTGACCGAGGACGATTCGATCGAACAGCTCGTCGACTGCGTCGAGGACGTGGTCGACGCTCGCATCGTCGACGCACCCGGCTCGAGTCGCCGCCCGACGACGCTCCGAATCGACGTCCGGGACGTGACGCCGAAACAGTGGGAAGCGCTCGAGGTCGCCGTCGAGCAGGGATACTTCGACTGCCCTCGAGAGACGGATCTCGAGACGCTCGCGGCGACGCTTTCGATCTCGAAGTCGGCGGTCTCCCAGCGGCTTCGCGCGGCCGAGTCGACGCTCCTCCGCGCGATCGTCGAGGCGACTCGAGCCTCCGGACCGCACGACGTCGACACCGGGGCCGAACCGGAACCCGAAACGCGATAG
- a CDS encoding thiolase domain-containing protein yields MRDAYLVGAGQSDYGAFPEESYRSLFRTAFEAATESVPNGIDGEEIDEAFVGHLGVGGRQLGLSGPAVTEHVGLGGVPCTRVENACAASGFAVRQAVQAVKSGMADVVLAGGFEVMSDTSSDATKYWLGVSGETEWERLSGTTFSGVYAQMASVHMERYGTTREQLSRVAVKNHANGAKNPHAQLGFECSLEDAESAPVVADPLNLYHCCPTSDGAACALIVSEDVVDDYTSDPIRIAGVGAGSDDVGLFQRDTYTGVPASQRAGERAYEMAGVEPNDLDFAEVHDCFAIAELLAYEDLGFCERGEAGDLIESGATELGGELPVNTSGGLKSKGHPIGATGAGQVVEAFKQLSGKAGERQVENPTRGLTHNVGGSGGAAVVHVFEKEQEVSA; encoded by the coding sequence ATGCGAGACGCCTATCTCGTCGGCGCGGGGCAGTCGGACTACGGGGCGTTCCCCGAGGAGAGCTACCGGTCCCTGTTCCGGACGGCGTTCGAAGCGGCGACGGAGAGCGTACCGAACGGGATCGACGGCGAGGAAATCGACGAGGCCTTCGTCGGCCACCTGGGGGTCGGCGGTCGACAGCTCGGCCTCTCGGGGCCCGCGGTCACCGAACACGTCGGCCTCGGCGGGGTCCCCTGTACGCGCGTCGAGAACGCCTGCGCGGCCAGCGGCTTCGCCGTTCGCCAGGCCGTCCAGGCGGTCAAGTCGGGGATGGCCGACGTCGTGCTGGCCGGCGGCTTCGAGGTCATGTCCGACACGAGCTCCGACGCGACGAAGTACTGGCTCGGCGTCTCCGGCGAAACGGAGTGGGAACGACTCTCCGGGACGACCTTCTCGGGCGTCTACGCCCAGATGGCTTCCGTCCACATGGAGCGGTACGGTACCACCCGCGAACAGCTCTCTCGAGTGGCCGTCAAGAACCACGCGAACGGCGCGAAGAACCCCCACGCTCAATTGGGGTTCGAGTGCTCGCTCGAGGACGCCGAGTCCGCGCCGGTCGTCGCGGACCCCCTGAACCTCTATCACTGCTGTCCGACCTCCGACGGCGCGGCCTGCGCCCTCATCGTCAGCGAGGACGTGGTAGACGACTACACGTCGGACCCGATCCGGATCGCCGGCGTCGGCGCGGGCAGCGACGACGTCGGGCTCTTCCAGCGCGACACCTACACCGGCGTCCCCGCGAGCCAACGCGCCGGCGAACGGGCCTACGAGATGGCCGGCGTCGAGCCGAACGACCTCGACTTCGCGGAGGTCCACGACTGCTTCGCCATCGCCGAACTGCTGGCCTACGAGGATCTGGGCTTCTGCGAGCGCGGCGAGGCCGGCGACCTGATCGAGTCCGGTGCGACCGAACTCGGCGGCGAGCTCCCCGTCAACACCTCCGGCGGCCTCAAGTCCAAGGGCCACCCCATCGGCGCGACCGGCGCCGGACAGGTCGTCGAGGCGTTCAAACAGCTCTCCGGGAAGGCGGGCGAGCGGCAGGTCGAGAACCCGACCCGCGGCCTGACCCACAACGTCGGCGGCAGCGGTGGTGCGGCCGTCGTTCACGTGTTTGAGAAAGAACAGGAGGTGAGCGCCTGA
- a CDS encoding zinc ribbon domain-containing protein, with product MTAITGVGAYAPRFRITAEAFEEAWGQFHAAGITEKAVPAADEDALTMGYEAATRALEAAAVDPSSVDWLAFASSRPPAAEEDLTARLGAMLALDEATTRQLFTGSTRAGTRALWAGMDAIGADATVGLVVAADAPKGDPDDGVDHAAGAGAAAFVLEGGASETHRSSGDGPTEIVDRAEYATPYPGTRFRNTGEDETQGLGVTQYDRSAFTETIGGAVDGLETDPEPDAVAIQAPDGKLPYRAAGAAGVGTDEIQAAATVHELGDLGAASVPVSLATALEDGAESVLAVAHGSGAGADAFVVESSGEVPAETTLEGDDTLSYAEYLRRRGVVTTGPPSGGGAYVSVPSWRRSIPQRYRLEAGRCPDCGALSFPPEGACTDCGSLVEYEPVELPGTGTVEAVTTISQGGAPPEFAEQQARSGDYAAAIVALEDEDGTESVSVSAMATDAAPEAFAVGERIETTIRRIYTQEGVTRYGFKVRPAG from the coding sequence ATGACCGCGATCACTGGTGTCGGCGCATACGCGCCGCGGTTCCGCATCACGGCCGAGGCCTTCGAGGAGGCGTGGGGTCAGTTCCACGCGGCCGGCATCACGGAGAAGGCCGTTCCCGCGGCCGACGAGGACGCGCTGACGATGGGCTACGAGGCCGCCACGCGGGCGCTCGAGGCCGCCGCCGTCGACCCCTCGAGCGTCGACTGGCTCGCCTTCGCGTCCTCGCGACCGCCGGCGGCCGAGGAGGACCTGACCGCCCGGCTGGGCGCGATGCTCGCCCTCGACGAAGCGACGACCCGGCAGCTGTTCACCGGCAGCACGCGCGCCGGGACCCGCGCGCTCTGGGCCGGCATGGACGCGATCGGTGCAGACGCGACCGTCGGGCTCGTCGTCGCGGCCGACGCCCCGAAGGGCGACCCCGACGACGGCGTGGATCACGCCGCGGGCGCCGGCGCCGCCGCGTTCGTCCTCGAGGGCGGTGCGTCGGAGACACACCGGAGTAGCGGCGACGGGCCCACAGAGATCGTCGACCGCGCCGAGTACGCGACGCCCTACCCCGGCACGCGATTCCGCAACACCGGCGAGGACGAGACGCAGGGACTGGGCGTCACCCAGTACGACCGTTCGGCGTTCACCGAGACGATCGGCGGGGCCGTCGACGGCCTCGAGACCGATCCGGAACCCGACGCCGTCGCGATTCAGGCGCCCGACGGCAAACTCCCCTACCGCGCCGCGGGCGCGGCGGGCGTCGGCACCGACGAGATTCAGGCCGCCGCGACGGTCCACGAACTGGGCGATCTGGGCGCCGCGAGCGTCCCCGTCTCGCTCGCGACGGCCCTCGAGGACGGCGCCGAGTCCGTTCTCGCGGTCGCCCACGGCAGCGGCGCGGGCGCGGACGCCTTCGTTGTGGAGTCCAGCGGTGAGGTTCCCGCAGAAACGACCCTCGAGGGCGACGACACGCTCTCCTACGCCGAGTACCTGCGCCGGCGCGGCGTCGTCACGACCGGCCCGCCGTCGGGCGGCGGCGCCTACGTCAGCGTTCCCTCGTGGCGCCGGTCGATTCCCCAGCGCTACCGCCTCGAGGCCGGCCGCTGTCCCGACTGCGGCGCGCTCTCGTTCCCACCGGAAGGGGCCTGCACCGATTGCGGGTCGCTCGTGGAGTACGAGCCGGTCGAGCTTCCCGGTACGGGGACCGTCGAGGCCGTCACGACCATCTCGCAGGGCGGCGCCCCGCCGGAGTTCGCCGAGCAGCAGGCTCGATCGGGCGACTACGCGGCGGCGATCGTGGCCCTCGAAGACGAGGACGGAACCGAGTCGGTTAGCGTCTCCGCGATGGCCACCGACGCGGCCCCGGAGGCGTTCGCGGTCGGCGAGCGGATCGAGACGACGATCCGCCGCATCTACACGCAGGAGGGCGTGACCCGCTACGGGTTCAAGGTTCGGCCCGCGGGGTAG
- a CDS encoding aspartate-alanine antiporter-like transporter: protein MTFVETVIGNDLFVLFLAVVVGMGIGRLSAGGIKLGVAGPLFAGLVLGHLGLSVPGAYSTLTLALFVAAVGLIAAQDIKSTIATYGLHFIALGAIMTTVALGGTYVWTQYLFSDASTPLIMGSFSGALTSSPGLGSAVEALPEAARSEYQIGHSVGYVVGVLLIVMFQQLYPAVADLDLGAEKERFADDVGSTGSDETADASASGGVEADGSGVTFSVMGYALVIAVGGIVGSIPIPMGSFGTPSLGTTGGVLIAALGLGYLGQVGPVTTRMDTSILSEIRAFTLAMFLAVVGLDAGAGFLETISQYGVQIVAAAALNSLLAIAAGLVVTRFVWKMDWISAAGGITGGHTDTKGLAAAIDATGADEVGAGYGGTYPFALLFMVIYAKVLVMLVPLVV, encoded by the coding sequence ATGACGTTCGTGGAGACCGTCATCGGGAACGACCTGTTCGTCCTGTTCTTGGCGGTCGTCGTCGGCATGGGAATCGGCCGTCTCAGCGCCGGCGGGATCAAACTCGGCGTCGCGGGGCCGCTGTTCGCGGGCCTCGTGCTCGGCCACCTCGGCCTGTCGGTCCCCGGCGCCTACAGCACGCTCACGCTCGCGCTGTTCGTCGCGGCGGTCGGCCTGATCGCCGCACAGGACATCAAGAGCACGATCGCGACCTACGGGCTGCACTTCATCGCCCTCGGCGCGATCATGACCACCGTCGCGCTGGGCGGCACCTACGTCTGGACCCAGTACCTGTTCAGCGACGCGTCGACGCCGCTGATCATGGGGTCGTTCTCCGGGGCGCTGACGAGCAGCCCCGGGCTGGGTTCGGCGGTCGAAGCCCTCCCCGAAGCGGCCCGTTCGGAGTACCAGATCGGCCACTCCGTCGGCTACGTCGTCGGCGTCCTGCTCATCGTCATGTTCCAGCAGTTGTACCCGGCCGTGGCCGACCTCGATCTCGGCGCCGAAAAGGAGCGGTTCGCCGACGACGTCGGGAGCACCGGTTCGGACGAGACCGCCGACGCGAGCGCGTCCGGGGGCGTCGAAGCTGACGGCTCCGGCGTCACCTTCAGCGTGATGGGATACGCGCTCGTCATCGCCGTCGGCGGTATCGTCGGTTCGATTCCGATCCCGATGGGCTCGTTCGGCACCCCCTCGCTCGGGACGACGGGCGGCGTGCTCATCGCCGCGCTGGGACTGGGTTATCTCGGGCAGGTCGGGCCGGTCACGACGCGGATGGACACGTCGATCCTCTCGGAGATCAGGGCGTTCACGCTCGCGATGTTCCTGGCTGTCGTCGGCCTCGACGCCGGCGCCGGCTTCCTCGAGACGATCTCCCAGTACGGCGTTCAGATCGTCGCCGCCGCCGCGCTCAACAGCCTGCTCGCGATCGCCGCCGGACTGGTCGTCACCCGCTTCGTCTGGAAGATGGACTGGATCAGCGCGGCCGGCGGGATCACGGGCGGACACACCGACACGAAGGGACTCGCCGCCGCGATCGACGCGACGGGCGCCGACGAGGTCGGCGCCGGCTACGGCGGAACCTATCCCTTCGCGCTCCTGTTCATGGTCATCTACGCGAAGGTGCTGGTCATGCTCGTTCCACTGGTCGTGTAG
- a CDS encoding ornithine cyclodeaminase family protein, whose amino-acid sequence MTATSFLSSDDVADLATPADYVDAVREGYRQRGEGAPAQPRSKFFRADPEGMLTSYAAVLPENGAMGGYMYSAGFGAGDAWFMTPLFDADSGAPLALLDGASMNPHKTGAAGAVAVDELAREDATVLAVIGSGAQARGQLRATATVRDFAEVRVYSPTPESRESFAADFDADLEADVHAVDSSEAAVTGADVVITATKAGEPVFDGDDLEPGTHVTAMGQYSPDKREVDTRTVERATYVPDLRERATFDSGEFMLAVQEGAVTEGDIHAELGEIVAGNEPGRTDDDEITLFDSGGTGIETVAAAHMLYERAEREGRGQTIEFAPASEALTGD is encoded by the coding sequence ATGACTGCGACCTCGTTTCTCTCGAGTGACGACGTGGCCGACCTCGCAACGCCCGCCGACTACGTCGACGCCGTCCGCGAGGGTTACCGCCAGCGCGGCGAGGGCGCGCCGGCCCAGCCGCGGTCGAAGTTCTTCCGCGCCGATCCCGAGGGGATGCTGACGAGCTACGCCGCCGTCCTCCCCGAGAACGGGGCGATGGGCGGCTACATGTACAGCGCCGGCTTCGGCGCCGGAGACGCGTGGTTCATGACGCCGCTGTTCGACGCCGACAGCGGCGCGCCGCTCGCCCTGCTCGACGGCGCCAGCATGAACCCCCACAAGACCGGCGCGGCGGGCGCCGTCGCGGTCGACGAACTCGCGCGCGAGGACGCGACCGTCCTCGCCGTCATCGGCAGCGGCGCGCAGGCGCGGGGCCAACTGCGCGCGACGGCGACCGTCCGCGACTTCGCCGAGGTTCGCGTCTACTCTCCGACCCCCGAGAGCCGCGAGTCCTTCGCCGCCGACTTCGACGCGGACCTCGAGGCCGACGTTCACGCGGTCGACTCGAGTGAGGCCGCGGTCACCGGCGCAGACGTCGTCATCACGGCGACGAAAGCCGGCGAGCCGGTCTTCGACGGCGACGACTTAGAGCCTGGCACCCACGTGACGGCGATGGGCCAGTACTCGCCGGACAAGCGCGAGGTGGACACGCGGACGGTCGAGCGGGCGACCTACGTCCCCGACCTGCGAGAGCGCGCGACGTTCGACTCCGGGGAGTTCATGCTGGCCGTCCAGGAGGGCGCGGTAACGGAGGGGGACATCCACGCGGAACTAGGCGAGATCGTGGCCGGGAACGAGCCCGGTCGGACCGACGACGACGAGATTACGCTCTTCGACAGCGGCGGGACGGGCATCGAGACCGTCGCCGCGGCGCACATGCTCTACGAGCGCGCCGAGCGCGAGGGCCGCGGACAGACGATCGAGTTCGCGCCCGCGAGCGAAGCGCTGACCGGAGACTGA
- a CDS encoding DUF7835 family putative zinc beta-ribbon protein has translation MATTNGVSDGMTEPCAVCGTDTLHEVSIQLITEGDDDETAQYSREPYRVRECSRCGNRESKRMNNA, from the coding sequence ATGGCAACGACGAACGGCGTATCAGACGGGATGACCGAACCGTGTGCGGTCTGCGGAACCGATACGCTCCACGAGGTTTCGATCCAACTGATAACCGAGGGCGACGACGACGAAACCGCTCAGTACTCTCGCGAACCCTACCGCGTCCGCGAGTGCTCGCGCTGTGGCAACCGCGAGAGCAAGCGGATGAACAACGCGTGA
- a CDS encoding ArsR/SmtB family transcription factor produces MDDESSIEEILNTIGDEHARTVLASISREPGSAKELSERLDLSQPTIYRRLELLEANDLIEYRTLVADDGNHYKEYTCNFNSTVISLDDDEYDVRIFREENLPDRFSQLWDELGVK; encoded by the coding sequence ATGGACGACGAATCCTCCATCGAGGAGATTCTCAATACGATCGGGGACGAGCACGCCCGGACCGTCCTCGCCTCGATCAGCCGCGAACCCGGCTCCGCGAAGGAGCTGTCCGAACGGCTCGATCTCTCCCAACCGACGATCTATCGCCGCCTCGAGCTCCTCGAAGCGAACGATCTCATCGAGTACCGCACCCTCGTCGCGGACGACGGGAACCACTACAAGGAGTACACGTGTAACTTCAACAGCACGGTCATCTCGCTCGACGACGACGAGTACGACGTTCGTATCTTCCGGGAGGAGAACCTTCCCGACCGGTTTTCCCAGCTCTGGGACGAACTCGGCGTGAAATAG
- a CDS encoding DUF7521 family protein, translated as MTVAGLSQALLMVMQMAVFALSLGLTLISFQSYRQRQSKRLESAFIGFAFLSMGVGLTTIVSQLPDPMTLFRVVETVPFIVGFGMLYVSLYR; from the coding sequence ATGACCGTCGCCGGGCTCAGTCAGGCGCTGCTCATGGTGATGCAGATGGCCGTCTTCGCGCTCTCGCTCGGGCTGACGCTCATCAGCTTCCAGTCCTACCGCCAACGCCAGTCCAAGCGCCTCGAGTCCGCGTTCATCGGCTTCGCGTTTCTCAGTATGGGCGTCGGACTCACGACGATCGTTTCGCAACTCCCGGATCCGATGACGCTGTTTCGCGTCGTCGAGACGGTGCCGTTTATCGTCGGTTTCGGCATGCTCTACGTCTCGCTGTACCGGTAA
- a CDS encoding competence/damage-inducible protein A, whose amino-acid sequence MHVAIVTVGDELLAGATTNTNAAWLAERITERGSTVDRILTIPDDSALIADYAARWNDAFDAVIVTGGIGGTPDDVTVEAVADGLDREFVVFDRIREQLFEKAAEFRDENPDLVEEYDLELDLDAAASLPEGATPIVTDAGWAPGCIVENVYVFAGIPDEMQAMFHAVEDEFRGDAVAETIYTPAPEGSLHEVLEAVTETFDVSVGSYPRGENRPGRIRVRGTDEAAVADAIAWLEDRVETTEPPSTE is encoded by the coding sequence ATGCACGTCGCGATCGTCACCGTCGGCGACGAGTTGCTGGCCGGAGCGACGACGAACACGAACGCAGCCTGGCTGGCCGAGCGGATCACCGAGCGCGGGAGCACCGTCGATCGCATCCTGACGATTCCCGACGACAGCGCGTTGATCGCCGACTACGCCGCCCGCTGGAACGACGCGTTCGACGCCGTGATCGTCACCGGCGGGATCGGCGGCACGCCCGACGACGTGACCGTCGAAGCCGTCGCGGACGGCCTCGACCGCGAGTTCGTCGTCTTCGATCGCATCCGGGAGCAGTTGTTCGAGAAGGCGGCCGAGTTCCGCGACGAGAATCCGGACCTGGTCGAGGAGTACGACCTCGAACTCGATCTCGACGCCGCGGCGTCGCTGCCCGAAGGCGCGACGCCGATCGTGACCGACGCGGGCTGGGCGCCGGGCTGTATCGTCGAGAACGTCTACGTCTTCGCCGGCATCCCCGACGAGATGCAGGCGATGTTCCATGCGGTCGAAGACGAGTTCCGGGGTGACGCCGTCGCCGAGACGATCTACACCCCCGCCCCCGAGGGATCGCTGCACGAGGTGCTCGAGGCGGTCACCGAAACGTTCGACGTCAGCGTCGGCAGCTATCCGCGGGGCGAGAATCGGCCGGGGCGGATCCGCGTGCGAGGGACCGACGAGGCGGCCGTCGCGGACGCGATCGCCTGGCTCGAAGACCGCGTCGAGACGACCGAGCCGCCGTCGACCGAGTAG